One window of the Acaryochloris sp. CCMEE 5410 genome contains the following:
- a CDS encoding glycosyltransferase: MVNILFVADKLALGNATIHGVTQLFSWWIPNFDPEKYQITLCTFREKDKAGEYLEDCGIKVIYFNRSKFSPAIFFDLIQTIKSHNIDILHLHGYGAWTYGRVASMLTRIPAVVHEHMVDEDMPPYFQFLDYLLSRWTERGIAISDAVAKFMEASRHVPSHLIDVIPNGVPLEKFREIEPHTNNSWKDQFSISNKHHLVGIVGRLHPIKGHKFFLDAASIVLKSYPNVSFLIVGDGDLRTELQEQAQSLGIADSVIFTGFRSDAFSIISEMDILVISSLSEGGPLTLFEAMAAGTAVIATNVIGLSHFVKPGESGYLIPSKDAEALANKILELLLDPELCNKMGHNAKAIISQHDNNRTVRLIEKCYEAVLQHS, from the coding sequence ATGGTTAATATACTATTTGTTGCCGATAAATTAGCGTTAGGGAATGCCACTATTCATGGGGTAACACAATTATTTTCATGGTGGATTCCTAATTTTGATCCTGAAAAATATCAAATCACTCTTTGCACATTTAGAGAAAAAGACAAAGCTGGAGAATACTTAGAAGACTGTGGCATCAAGGTAATTTATTTTAACCGCTCTAAATTCAGCCCAGCCATTTTTTTTGATCTGATTCAAACCATAAAATCTCATAATATTGATATTCTCCATTTACATGGCTATGGTGCATGGACTTATGGAAGAGTTGCTAGTATGCTCACTCGCATTCCAGCAGTTGTTCATGAGCATATGGTCGATGAAGATATGCCACCATACTTTCAGTTCTTAGATTACCTATTGTCTAGATGGACGGAACGAGGAATCGCGATCTCCGATGCTGTTGCTAAATTTATGGAGGCCTCCAGGCATGTCCCATCCCACTTAATTGATGTCATTCCCAACGGTGTACCTTTAGAAAAATTTAGAGAGATAGAGCCACATACAAACAATTCATGGAAAGACCAATTTTCTATCTCAAATAAGCATCATCTGGTAGGCATTGTTGGCAGATTACATCCAATTAAAGGGCATAAATTTTTTTTGGATGCAGCCTCTATTGTTTTGAAATCCTACCCAAATGTTAGTTTTCTGATCGTCGGTGATGGAGATTTACGGACTGAGCTACAGGAGCAGGCGCAAAGCTTAGGCATTGCAGACTCAGTAATTTTCACTGGTTTTCGCTCTGATGCATTTTCCATTATCTCAGAAATGGATATTTTAGTGATTTCTTCTTTATCTGAAGGTGGCCCACTGACGCTGTTTGAGGCAATGGCAGCCGGGACAGCTGTGATTGCTACTAATGTGATTGGGCTCAGCCATTTCGTCAAACCTGGAGAATCAGGTTATCTCATTCCTTCTAAAGATGCTGAGGCTTTAGCTAATAAGATTTTAGAGCTGTTACTAGATCCAGAACTATGTAACAAGATGGGCCACAATGCTAAAGCTATCATTAGTCAGCATGACAATAACAGAACTGTAAGATTAATAGAGAAGTGCTATGAGGCAGTGCTTCAACACTCATAG
- a CDS encoding Crp/Fnr family transcriptional regulator, which produces MAVSTPVTPHSLSNNVTSLYEARSLCLRPGQVVPQQSDHLWHIESGLVRTLTWNEEGDLVTLGLWGAGDSVGRLLSEVAPFQMECLSAVEVKPLPLAGQDLGVVMRSHLRYMEELFSIISYKRAPQRLLRFLDWLGDRFGRQVDQGRILDLGLTHQLLAEITGITRVTATRLLNEFEREGKLLRLPKQQMLLQFNSGHPDRVTSMARHRARGKRNT; this is translated from the coding sequence ATGGCAGTATCAACCCCCGTCACTCCGCACTCTCTTTCAAATAACGTTACGTCCCTCTATGAAGCTCGCAGTCTATGCTTAAGACCGGGCCAAGTTGTCCCACAGCAGTCTGATCATCTCTGGCACATTGAGTCAGGATTGGTACGCACCCTTACGTGGAATGAGGAAGGTGATTTAGTCACTCTTGGACTATGGGGGGCCGGCGATTCTGTGGGTCGCTTGTTGTCTGAAGTCGCTCCTTTCCAGATGGAGTGCTTAAGCGCGGTAGAGGTGAAACCTTTGCCTTTGGCAGGGCAAGATTTGGGGGTGGTGATGCGATCGCACCTCCGCTACATGGAAGAACTCTTCAGCATCATTAGCTATAAGCGGGCACCTCAAAGGTTATTGCGCTTTTTGGATTGGCTGGGCGATCGGTTTGGCCGCCAGGTTGATCAGGGGCGAATCCTAGATTTGGGATTAACCCATCAGCTCTTGGCTGAGATTACAGGCATCACCCGAGTCACCGCCACTCGTCTGCTCAATGAATTCGAGCGGGAAGGTAAGCTGTTGCGCCTGCCCAAGCAACAAATGCTGCTGCAGTTCAACTCAGGGCATCCCGATCGAGTGACCAGCATGGCCCGACATCGCGCTAGAGGGAAACGCAACACCTAA
- a CDS encoding polysaccharide deacetylase family protein has protein sequence MNIRSTSLKLKNIYRKNIPEVKAYFQGSYPSFIFDSTSEVIDEIPVFTFHAVAPEVFEQRLKYLKENHYQTLKAAEFLEIILANKPIPRRSVLLTFDDGWGSLWTFAYPLLKKYGMYATCFLIPGLIQSSSRNYHNLEDVWSGQVDHDLLIQRERSSEPYCTWEEISIMYQSGVFDFQSHTLYHSQVHTSSKIIDFLNPSFDYAIGNHNVPIVKSNGHERWDRQLEFGTPIYEYSPRMGGKKRYVDDENLRLHCTTFVRNSGGKDFFLQKNWRKSLYKVVKDFKNQHDNQGHYETTEDLEKEIFNDLLSSKQLIQEKLPNNEVDQLCYPYYVGSPLAVKLSKEAGYKCSYWGFIDGKPTNRVGDDPHQIVRLNDDFIFLLPGHKCKKFHQLFVDKFRTRFIKH, from the coding sequence ATGAATATCCGTTCAACATCTCTTAAATTAAAAAATATATATAGAAAAAATATTCCAGAGGTCAAAGCTTATTTTCAAGGTTCATATCCAAGCTTTATTTTTGATAGTACCTCAGAAGTTATTGATGAAATACCGGTTTTTACCTTTCATGCGGTAGCGCCTGAGGTTTTTGAGCAAAGACTCAAATATTTAAAGGAAAATCATTATCAAACGCTTAAAGCAGCTGAGTTTTTAGAGATTATCTTGGCTAATAAGCCGATACCTAGACGTTCAGTTCTATTGACCTTTGATGATGGTTGGGGCAGTTTATGGACCTTTGCTTATCCACTGCTCAAGAAATATGGCATGTATGCTACATGCTTCTTAATTCCTGGCTTGATTCAGTCATCAAGCCGTAACTATCATAATTTGGAAGATGTTTGGTCTGGACAAGTTGATCATGACTTATTGATACAGCGTGAACGCTCTTCTGAGCCATATTGTACATGGGAAGAAATTTCTATCATGTATCAATCTGGTGTATTCGACTTTCAGTCTCACACCCTATACCATTCTCAAGTTCATACATCATCCAAAATTATTGACTTTTTGAATCCATCCTTTGACTATGCTATTGGGAATCATAATGTACCGATTGTTAAAAGTAATGGCCATGAGAGATGGGATAGGCAATTAGAATTTGGAACACCCATATATGAATATTCACCAAGAATGGGTGGTAAAAAACGTTATGTTGATGATGAAAATCTCCGATTACACTGCACTACATTTGTTCGTAATAGTGGAGGAAAAGATTTCTTTCTCCAAAAGAATTGGAGAAAGTCCTTATATAAAGTGGTAAAAGACTTTAAGAATCAACATGATAATCAAGGTCATTATGAAACCACAGAAGATCTAGAAAAAGAAATATTCAATGATTTACTTTCGTCAAAACAGTTGATACAAGAAAAGCTTCCTAATAACGAAGTTGATCAGTTATGCTATCCCTATTATGTTGGTAGTCCGTTAGCTGTTAAACTTTCTAAAGAAGCTGGATATAAATGTAGCTACTGGGGCTTTATTGACGGCAAGCCTACTAATCGGGTAGGAGATGATCCTCATCAAATTGTGAGGCTGAATGATGACTTCATCTTTTTATTGCCGGGTCATAAATGCAAGAAGTTTCATCAACTATTTGTCGATAAATTTCGCACTAGATTTATAAAACACTAG
- a CDS encoding dynamin family protein → MSNPVNASQPAGYLDDFDQVRRVREQVADHLEQMSQGLIQSELDGAKASGPLGFDRQITLVKTASDYLRKGVFRLVVLGDLKRGKSTLINAILGERLLPSDVNPCTAILSVLKYGPQKQVTIHFRDDTPPQQIDVATFKWKYTIDPSESKALQDKDEQAFPNVSHAVIEYPLPLLAKGIEIVDTPGLNDTEARNELVLNYLNDCHAVLFVLNTTQPCTLDERRYLRNFLQNRGLTIFFLLNAWDKVKTSLLDPEDKSALAEAEAKLRQVFQTHLSPYCSVNGEDRYSQRVFEISALPALRSQLHDPKASLDDTGIPAFLDALTQFLTRERTNAELNHAVHQARVVAAHVHEAVERRIPLLDEDIGNLKVKVASVQSEFDQLAAVSTDFQTEIRQIRDREAQSIADSFRAYMLQLEKTFETDFVVSQPDLEFLDFLNKQNRAKFHESFKRAFERYLTDKLAEWEIQATQQLETAFAQVQAVADQYQATYTQVVEVINAKLLGQSYGASGHTYNDAETWTDTVFEVLDAIPNSLNGVVGRLSPFWRRVMQAVFTSLCVTLVIQMVGFLFSAMALNVFLVIVAGAGLVAGQAEYVRQTFLTTTRQEFAKCLPQIAQEQQQAVYEAVESCFNTYETEIIQRLNDDILARQTELTYLVTQKETQDIQLEQETDRLQRLDQGMAEQVSQLTALLN, encoded by the coding sequence ATGAGCAATCCTGTCAACGCCTCCCAACCTGCGGGATATTTAGATGATTTTGACCAAGTCCGCCGTGTTCGCGAGCAGGTTGCCGATCATTTAGAACAAATGTCTCAGGGGCTGATTCAATCAGAACTGGATGGTGCCAAGGCTTCAGGACCATTGGGGTTTGACCGCCAGATTACCCTTGTCAAAACCGCTAGTGACTATCTGCGGAAAGGTGTCTTTCGGCTAGTGGTATTGGGCGATCTCAAACGCGGCAAAAGTACCCTAATCAATGCCATTTTGGGAGAACGACTGCTGCCCAGCGATGTCAACCCTTGTACCGCTATTTTGAGCGTTCTCAAATATGGTCCGCAGAAGCAAGTCACTATTCACTTTCGCGATGACACCCCGCCCCAGCAGATTGATGTCGCCACCTTCAAATGGAAATACACCATTGACCCGTCTGAATCCAAAGCCCTACAGGATAAGGATGAGCAAGCCTTTCCCAATGTCAGTCATGCGGTGATCGAGTATCCTCTACCTCTCTTAGCCAAGGGGATTGAAATCGTCGATACCCCTGGCCTGAATGATACAGAAGCCCGTAACGAGCTAGTCCTCAACTATCTCAACGACTGTCATGCTGTGTTATTTGTCCTCAATACTACCCAGCCCTGCACCCTCGATGAGCGGCGCTATCTACGAAACTTTCTCCAGAATCGGGGACTCACCATTTTCTTCCTCCTCAATGCCTGGGATAAGGTGAAAACCAGCCTCCTCGATCCAGAGGATAAAAGTGCCTTGGCCGAAGCAGAAGCCAAGCTGCGACAAGTTTTTCAAACCCACCTTTCCCCCTACTGTTCAGTCAATGGCGAAGATCGCTATTCCCAGCGGGTGTTTGAAATTTCAGCGCTGCCCGCGCTAAGGTCTCAACTCCACGACCCCAAAGCCTCCCTAGACGATACGGGTATCCCCGCATTTCTCGATGCCCTCACCCAATTTTTAACCCGCGAGCGCACCAATGCTGAGTTAAATCATGCGGTGCACCAGGCTCGGGTCGTGGCGGCCCATGTTCATGAAGCGGTTGAACGGCGGATTCCCTTATTAGACGAGGATATCGGTAATCTGAAGGTCAAAGTTGCTTCCGTCCAGAGTGAGTTCGATCAGCTCGCAGCCGTCTCTACAGACTTTCAAACCGAAATTCGCCAAATCCGCGATCGCGAAGCCCAATCCATTGCCGATTCATTTCGGGCCTATATGCTGCAGCTGGAAAAAACCTTTGAAACGGACTTTGTCGTCTCCCAGCCGGATCTAGAGTTTTTAGACTTCCTCAACAAGCAGAACCGGGCCAAGTTCCATGAGTCCTTTAAGAGAGCCTTTGAACGCTACCTCACGGATAAATTGGCCGAGTGGGAAATCCAGGCGACTCAGCAACTAGAAACCGCTTTTGCCCAGGTGCAAGCCGTTGCCGACCAATATCAGGCCACCTATACCCAAGTGGTAGAGGTGATTAATGCCAAACTGTTGGGCCAGTCCTATGGAGCCTCAGGCCATACCTATAATGATGCTGAAACCTGGACCGACACCGTCTTTGAAGTCTTAGATGCCATTCCCAACTCCCTGAATGGGGTGGTGGGTCGTTTAAGCCCCTTTTGGCGGCGGGTGATGCAGGCGGTGTTTACCTCCCTCTGCGTCACCCTGGTGATTCAAATGGTTGGCTTTTTGTTTTCAGCCATGGCTTTGAATGTGTTTCTAGTGATTGTTGCGGGCGCAGGTCTAGTGGCAGGGCAAGCTGAATACGTTCGTCAGACCTTCCTGACCACCACTCGCCAAGAATTTGCCAAATGTCTGCCCCAAATTGCCCAAGAGCAGCAGCAGGCGGTGTATGAAGCCGTCGAGTCTTGCTTTAATACCTACGAAACCGAGATTATTCAGCGCTTGAACGATGATATTCTGGCTCGCCAAACGGAACTCACCTATTTGGTCACCCAAAAAGAGACTCAAGACATTCAGCTAGAGCAAGAGACCGATCGTCTGCAACGGCTAGATCAAGGCATGGCTGAACAAGTCAGCCAGCTAACCGCCCTACTCAATTAG
- a CDS encoding oligosaccharide flippase family protein translates to MKFIRKIINAIDFSYFFTFLSEATLGVTFLLYIFIARVVGPGQYGIFSAAASLGGILAFFTQFGFSALINREVANNPKEGAKNTYLYLFIESLNSLFILLLLLPLSIVLGFQDKGILICFCLTISEICRGAKQTVRGVYRGNSQYKSETILLASERIILGIIASLVLVISKDLFFVTAAFAGVRIIDLLVVIFILSRQFTLFSAINSQTVWNAVKKAYPFALTGILWVVYYQIDLLMLNTLSTSEQVGFYSASYRIFEIFLTLPRIIFLVSFTKLARHNFNDKPKLSTELFNSVILLILFVLPFIIAAGLLSVPLVNTIYGSSFYAAIPSLIILLPSLGIKMFGTLIQYFFEATNREKILPPLLLTTVIFNISANAILIPLWGALGAALATLISEFIFTIFGSTMLIRIKFHRIGFTILYIALLCLLVSLIPSLIFYKVNIYLCLASFVICVLLIAVITRKYKKSSIKPRTL, encoded by the coding sequence TTGAAATTTATAAGAAAGATAATTAATGCTATCGATTTCTCATATTTTTTCACTTTTCTCAGTGAAGCAACTCTAGGAGTTACATTTTTACTTTACATTTTTATTGCGCGTGTTGTTGGCCCAGGGCAATATGGTATTTTCTCAGCAGCAGCTTCCCTAGGCGGGATATTAGCTTTTTTCACACAGTTTGGCTTTTCGGCTTTAATCAATCGTGAGGTTGCTAATAATCCTAAAGAAGGGGCAAAAAACACCTATTTATATTTATTTATTGAATCACTTAATTCCTTATTTATCTTACTACTGCTTTTACCGTTATCGATTGTTCTTGGGTTTCAAGACAAAGGTATACTAATTTGTTTTTGCCTCACTATTTCTGAAATTTGTAGGGGTGCAAAACAGACTGTCAGAGGTGTATATCGTGGCAACTCTCAATATAAATCTGAGACTATCTTGCTTGCATCTGAGAGAATCATTTTAGGAATAATTGCTAGTCTAGTATTAGTAATCTCTAAAGATTTATTTTTCGTCACTGCTGCCTTTGCTGGCGTACGCATTATTGATTTACTCGTAGTAATATTTATTTTAAGTCGACAATTTACTTTATTTTCAGCCATAAACTCGCAAACCGTTTGGAATGCTGTCAAAAAAGCTTATCCTTTTGCGCTTACAGGGATTCTATGGGTCGTATACTATCAAATCGATCTATTAATGCTCAATACTTTATCAACGTCTGAGCAAGTAGGTTTCTATAGTGCATCATATAGAATTTTTGAAATCTTCTTAACTCTACCCAGAATTATTTTCCTGGTATCTTTTACAAAACTGGCTCGTCATAACTTCAATGACAAGCCAAAACTCTCTACAGAGTTATTCAATTCAGTTATCTTACTAATTTTATTCGTTTTACCTTTTATTATTGCAGCTGGTTTACTATCTGTTCCATTAGTCAATACAATTTATGGCAGCAGTTTCTATGCAGCAATTCCATCTTTAATTATCCTTCTACCTAGCTTAGGGATAAAGATGTTTGGAACGTTAATTCAATATTTTTTTGAAGCAACTAATCGGGAAAAAATTTTACCGCCGCTTCTTTTGACAACTGTTATCTTCAACATTAGTGCGAATGCTATTCTTATTCCACTATGGGGTGCTCTTGGTGCAGCCTTAGCAACATTAATCAGTGAATTTATTTTCACTATATTTGGATCAACGATGCTGATTCGAATCAAATTTCATAGAATTGGTTTCACCATACTCTACATCGCACTTTTATGTCTATTAGTCTCATTAATCCCTTCCCTAATTTTTTATAAAGTCAATATTTATCTTTGTCTTGCAAGTTTTGTTATATGTGTATTGCTTATCGCTGTGATCACCAGAAAATACAAGAAATCATCCATTAAACCAAGAACACTTTGA